The Manihot esculenta cultivar AM560-2 chromosome 11, M.esculenta_v8, whole genome shotgun sequence genome includes a region encoding these proteins:
- the LOC110626841 gene encoding transcription factor TGA9 isoform X3 encodes MASHGVGETGLSDSGPSNHHLPYAAIHGINPPSTSFFNQEGSPFDFGDLEEAVLQGVKIRNDEAKAPLFRPAATLEMFPPWPLRFQQTPRGSSKSGGESSDSGSPVNTLSSKAAAQLDPESPISKKASPSDHQAFDQKHLQLQQHHQQIEMASDTSRTGGPSELNPSSANTPQEKRKGSISEKQLDAKTLRRLAQNREAARKSRLRKKAYVQQLESSRIKLTQLEQDLQRARQQGLFLGGCGGGGNISSGAAIFDMEYGRWLDEDQRHMSELRTGLQAHLSDGDLRVIVDRYISHYDEIFRLKGVAAKSDVFHLITGMWSTPAERCFLWMGGFRPSELIKMLTSQLDPLTQQQLMGIYSLQHSSQQAEEALSQGLEQLQQSLVDTIASGPVVDGMQQMAVALGKLSNLEGFVRQADNLRQQTLHQLRRILTVRQAARCFLVIGEYYGRLRALSSLWASLPRESLVGEENTCQTTSDLQMVQPPQNHFSNI; translated from the exons ATGGCGAGCCACGGGGTTGGAGAGACTGGTTTATCAGATTCAGGTCCTTCTAATCACCATCTCCCTTATGCAGCTATTCATGGAATCAACCCTCCATCTACCAGTTTCTT TAATCAAGAAGgatctccttttgattttggagACCTGGAAGAAGCTGTTCTGCAAGGAGTTAAGATTAGAAATGATGAAGCTAAAGCAC CTTTATTCAGACCTGCAGCTACTCTGGAAATGTTCCCCCCATGGCCATTAAGATTCCAACAAACACCAAGA GGAAGTTCAAAGTCAGGAGGTGAGAGTAGTGACTCAGGATCTCCAGTAAACACTCTTTCAAGCAAAGCTGCGGCCCAGCTGGACCCAGAATCTCCTATCAGCAAAAAGGCATCTCCTTCAGATCATCAGGCTTTTGATCAGAAGCATCTACAGCTTCAACAGCACCACCAACAAATAGAGATGGCAAGTGATACCTCAAGAACAGGAGGACCCTCAGAACTGAATCCATCATCTGCAAACACACCTCAAGAAAAG AGGAAGGGTTCAATATCAGAGAAACAGCTTGATGCAAAG ACATTGAGACGTTTAGCTCAAAACAGAGAAGCTGCAAGGAAGAGCCGCCTAAGAAAGAAG GCCTACGTGCAGCAGCTAGAATCTAGTAGAATAAAGCTCACCCAATTAGAGCAAGACCTCCAAAGAGCCCGTCAACAG GGATTGTTCTTAGGCGGTTGTGGTGGTGGCGGCAATATAAGCTCTG GAGCTGCAATATTTGATATGGAGTATGGAAGATGGTTAGACGAAGACCAAAGACACATGTCAGAGCTCAGAACAGGGTTGCAAGCACATTTATCAGATGGTGACCTAAGGGTTATAGTAGATAGATACATTTCTCATTATGATGAAATTTTTCGGCTGAAAGGAGTGGCTGCTAAATCTGATGTGTTTCACCTTATTACCGGAATGTGGTCTACTCCCGCCGAGCGTTGCTTCCTCTGGATGGGTGGTTTTAGGCCTTCAGAACTCATCAAG ATGCTAACGTCTCAGTTAGACCCATTAACACAGCAGCAACTGATGGGAATTTACAGCCTCCAACATTCGTCGCAGCAGGCAGAAGAGGCTCTCTCCCAGGGCTTGGAGCAGCTCCAACAGTCTCTAGTTGACACTATTGCTAGTGGTCCAGTTGTTGATGGCATGCAGCAAATGGCAGTGGCCTTAGGGAAGCTTTCAAATCTTGAAGGCTTTGTTCGCCAG GCTGATAATTTGAGACAGCAAACCCTTCACCAACTGCGCCGGATATTGACAGTAAGGCAGGCTGCTCGGTGTTTTCTGGTGATCGGAGAGTATTATGGGCGGTTACGTGCACTAAGCTCCCTCTGGGCATCTCTCCCTAGAGA GTCCTTGGTTGGGGAGGAGAATACATGTCAAACAACAAGTGATCTACAAATGGTTCAACCACCACAAAATCATTTCTCAAACATTTGA
- the LOC110626843 gene encoding F-box/LRR-repeat protein At1g67190 yields MEHLPVEVIGNILSRLGGARDVVIASATCQKWREACRKHLHTLSFNSHDWPVYHDLTTSRLEILITQTIFQTTGLQGLSILMDDVDEFSASAVIAWLMYTRETLRRLFYNVRTTPNVNILDICGRQKLEVLELSHNSITGVEPNFQRFPCLKSLSLSYVSISALDLSLLLSACPKIEILELINPEIAMSDAQVTIELSSPTLKSVYVEAISLDKFILEADSIECLHLKDCALELFELIGKRTLKHFKIDDVSVIHLDIGETIENLEVVDVSNFTIIWPKFYQLISKSSKLRRLRLWDVVFDDEDGIVDLETIALCFPHLSHLSLSYDLRDGVLHYSLQGSSNLVNVVVLELGWTVINDLFSHWVEGLLKRCPHLRKLIIHGVVSEAKSQEECQMLANFTSSIVQLMRKYINVNVQFEYE; encoded by the coding sequence ATGGAGCACCTTCCTGTTGAAGTCATTGGTAACATATTATCTCGTCTGGGAGGTGCCCGAGATGTGGTGATTGCATCTGCAACATGTCAAAAGTGGAGAGAAGCTTGCCGCAAACACCTTCACACTCTTTCATTCAATTCTCATGATTGGCCTGTCTATCACGATCTAACAACTAGTCGGCTGGAAATATTGATAACACAAACTATTTTTCAAACAACTGGATTGCAAGGCCTGTCAATTTTGATGGACGATGTTGATGAGTTCTCGGCTTCAGCAGTTATTGCTTGGCTCATGTATACGAGAGAAACTTTACGCCGGTTGTTCTATAATGTTCGGACTACTCCAAATGTTAATATTCTTGATATTTGCGGGAGGCAGAAGCTGGAAGTATTGGAATTGTCCCATAACTCCATAACTGGTGTTGAACCAAATTTCCAGAGATTCCCTTGTTTGAAATCCCTTTCTTTGAGTTATGTCAGTATCTCAGCACTGGATCTAAGTCTTTTGCTCTCTGCCTGCCCAAAGATTGAGATATTGGAACTTATCAATCCGGAGATTGCAATGTCTGATGCACAGGTGACTATTGAACTAAGTAGTCCTACACTAAAGAGTGTTTACGTGGAGGCAATTAGTTTGGACAAGTTTATTTTGGAGGCAGATAGTATAGAGTGTTTGCATTTGAAGGATTGTGCCCTTGAGCTATTTGAACTCATTGGAAAGAGAACTCTGAAGCATTTCaagattgatgatgtgagtgtTATACATCTTGACATTGGTGAAACAATTGAAAATCTGGAGGTTGTAGATGTCAGCAACTTCACTATTATCTGGCCAAAGTTCTACCAATTGatctcaaaatcatcaaagttgAGGAGGCTTCGCCTTTGGGATGTGGTCTTTGATGATGAGGATGGGATTGTGGATTTGGAAACAATTGCTCTTTGTTTTCCACATCTAAGCCATCTGTCATTAAGTTATGACTTAAGAGATGGGGTGCTTCACTACAGTTTGCAAGGATCATCAAATTTGGTGAATGTGGTTGTCTTGGAGCTTGGATGGACTGTAATTAATGATCTCTTCTCACATTGGGTGGAGGGGCTCCTAAAACGTTGCCCACATCTTAGGAAATTGATAATTCATGGAGTTGTTTCAGAGGCCAAAAGTCAAGAAGAATGCCAGATGTTGGCTAATTTCACCTCATCCATAGTTCAGCTGATGAGGAAATATATTAATGTAAATGTGCAGTTTGAGTATGAATAG
- the LOC110626841 gene encoding transcription factor TGA9 isoform X1 gives MASHGVGETGLSDSGPSNHHLPYAAIHGINPPSTSFFNQEGSPFDFGDLEEAVLQGVKIRNDEAKAPLFRPAATLEMFPPWPLRFQQTPRVVVSWLAFSVFDYVFCLLIWGSSKSGGESSDSGSPVNTLSSKAAAQLDPESPISKKASPSDHQAFDQKHLQLQQHHQQIEMASDTSRTGGPSELNPSSANTPQEKRKGSISEKQLDAKTLRRLAQNREAARKSRLRKKAYVQQLESSRIKLTQLEQDLQRARQQGLFLGGCGGGGNISSGAAIFDMEYGRWLDEDQRHMSELRTGLQAHLSDGDLRVIVDRYISHYDEIFRLKGVAAKSDVFHLITGMWSTPAERCFLWMGGFRPSELIKMLTSQLDPLTQQQLMGIYSLQHSSQQAEEALSQGLEQLQQSLVDTIASGPVVDGMQQMAVALGKLSNLEGFVRQADNLRQQTLHQLRRILTVRQAARCFLVIGEYYGRLRALSSLWASLPRESLVGEENTCQTTSDLQMVQPPQNHFSNI, from the exons ATGGCGAGCCACGGGGTTGGAGAGACTGGTTTATCAGATTCAGGTCCTTCTAATCACCATCTCCCTTATGCAGCTATTCATGGAATCAACCCTCCATCTACCAGTTTCTT TAATCAAGAAGgatctccttttgattttggagACCTGGAAGAAGCTGTTCTGCAAGGAGTTAAGATTAGAAATGATGAAGCTAAAGCAC CTTTATTCAGACCTGCAGCTACTCTGGAAATGTTCCCCCCATGGCCATTAAGATTCCAACAAACACCAAGAGTAGTAGTTTCTTGGCTTGCTTTCTCCGTGTTTGACTATGTCTTTTGTCTTTTGATATGG GGAAGTTCAAAGTCAGGAGGTGAGAGTAGTGACTCAGGATCTCCAGTAAACACTCTTTCAAGCAAAGCTGCGGCCCAGCTGGACCCAGAATCTCCTATCAGCAAAAAGGCATCTCCTTCAGATCATCAGGCTTTTGATCAGAAGCATCTACAGCTTCAACAGCACCACCAACAAATAGAGATGGCAAGTGATACCTCAAGAACAGGAGGACCCTCAGAACTGAATCCATCATCTGCAAACACACCTCAAGAAAAG AGGAAGGGTTCAATATCAGAGAAACAGCTTGATGCAAAG ACATTGAGACGTTTAGCTCAAAACAGAGAAGCTGCAAGGAAGAGCCGCCTAAGAAAGAAG GCCTACGTGCAGCAGCTAGAATCTAGTAGAATAAAGCTCACCCAATTAGAGCAAGACCTCCAAAGAGCCCGTCAACAG GGATTGTTCTTAGGCGGTTGTGGTGGTGGCGGCAATATAAGCTCTG GAGCTGCAATATTTGATATGGAGTATGGAAGATGGTTAGACGAAGACCAAAGACACATGTCAGAGCTCAGAACAGGGTTGCAAGCACATTTATCAGATGGTGACCTAAGGGTTATAGTAGATAGATACATTTCTCATTATGATGAAATTTTTCGGCTGAAAGGAGTGGCTGCTAAATCTGATGTGTTTCACCTTATTACCGGAATGTGGTCTACTCCCGCCGAGCGTTGCTTCCTCTGGATGGGTGGTTTTAGGCCTTCAGAACTCATCAAG ATGCTAACGTCTCAGTTAGACCCATTAACACAGCAGCAACTGATGGGAATTTACAGCCTCCAACATTCGTCGCAGCAGGCAGAAGAGGCTCTCTCCCAGGGCTTGGAGCAGCTCCAACAGTCTCTAGTTGACACTATTGCTAGTGGTCCAGTTGTTGATGGCATGCAGCAAATGGCAGTGGCCTTAGGGAAGCTTTCAAATCTTGAAGGCTTTGTTCGCCAG GCTGATAATTTGAGACAGCAAACCCTTCACCAACTGCGCCGGATATTGACAGTAAGGCAGGCTGCTCGGTGTTTTCTGGTGATCGGAGAGTATTATGGGCGGTTACGTGCACTAAGCTCCCTCTGGGCATCTCTCCCTAGAGA GTCCTTGGTTGGGGAGGAGAATACATGTCAAACAACAAGTGATCTACAAATGGTTCAACCACCACAAAATCATTTCTCAAACATTTGA
- the LOC110626941 gene encoding protein BIC1, with product MDLSSNNHESNTSTTKTTPSCLPLLESPAKINMDSKPDHENPLGAQYQSSPRSSFSSPGPGQYLVDSKDKEKDGGRERLKRHREEVAEKVMIPDKWSQENFLMDWIDYSSFDKILAPNGIASAREALMADGRRRAQRLRIESRC from the coding sequence ATGGATCTCTCATCTAACAACCATGAATCCAACACCTCCACAACCAAAACCACACCGAGCTGCCTGCCGCTTCTTGAATCTCCGGCCAAAATCAACATGGATTCTAAGCCTGATCACGAGAATCCACTCGGAGCACAATATCAGTCGTCTCCACGTAGCTCATTTTCATCTCCTGGTCCTGGACAATATCTTGTTGATAGCAAAGACAAGGAGAAGGATGGAGGGAGAGAGCGATTGAAGAGGCATCGAGAAGAGGTGGCCGAAAAGGTGATGATACCGGATAAATGGAGTCAGGAGAATTTTCTAATGGATTGGATTGATTATTCTTCGTTTGATAAGATTTTAGCTCCTAATGGAATTGCATCAGCTCGTGAAGCTCTAATGGCTGATGGACGACGTAGAGCTCAAAGACTTAGGATAGAAAGTAGGTGTTGA
- the LOC110626841 gene encoding transcription factor TGA9 isoform X2 → MASHGVGETGLSDSGPSNHHLPYAAIHGINPPSTSFFNQEGSPFDFGDLEEAVLQGVKIRNDEAKAPLFRPAATLEMFPPWPLRFQQTPRVGSSKSGGESSDSGSPVNTLSSKAAAQLDPESPISKKASPSDHQAFDQKHLQLQQHHQQIEMASDTSRTGGPSELNPSSANTPQEKRKGSISEKQLDAKTLRRLAQNREAARKSRLRKKAYVQQLESSRIKLTQLEQDLQRARQQGLFLGGCGGGGNISSGAAIFDMEYGRWLDEDQRHMSELRTGLQAHLSDGDLRVIVDRYISHYDEIFRLKGVAAKSDVFHLITGMWSTPAERCFLWMGGFRPSELIKMLTSQLDPLTQQQLMGIYSLQHSSQQAEEALSQGLEQLQQSLVDTIASGPVVDGMQQMAVALGKLSNLEGFVRQADNLRQQTLHQLRRILTVRQAARCFLVIGEYYGRLRALSSLWASLPRESLVGEENTCQTTSDLQMVQPPQNHFSNI, encoded by the exons ATGGCGAGCCACGGGGTTGGAGAGACTGGTTTATCAGATTCAGGTCCTTCTAATCACCATCTCCCTTATGCAGCTATTCATGGAATCAACCCTCCATCTACCAGTTTCTT TAATCAAGAAGgatctccttttgattttggagACCTGGAAGAAGCTGTTCTGCAAGGAGTTAAGATTAGAAATGATGAAGCTAAAGCAC CTTTATTCAGACCTGCAGCTACTCTGGAAATGTTCCCCCCATGGCCATTAAGATTCCAACAAACACCAAGAGTA GGAAGTTCAAAGTCAGGAGGTGAGAGTAGTGACTCAGGATCTCCAGTAAACACTCTTTCAAGCAAAGCTGCGGCCCAGCTGGACCCAGAATCTCCTATCAGCAAAAAGGCATCTCCTTCAGATCATCAGGCTTTTGATCAGAAGCATCTACAGCTTCAACAGCACCACCAACAAATAGAGATGGCAAGTGATACCTCAAGAACAGGAGGACCCTCAGAACTGAATCCATCATCTGCAAACACACCTCAAGAAAAG AGGAAGGGTTCAATATCAGAGAAACAGCTTGATGCAAAG ACATTGAGACGTTTAGCTCAAAACAGAGAAGCTGCAAGGAAGAGCCGCCTAAGAAAGAAG GCCTACGTGCAGCAGCTAGAATCTAGTAGAATAAAGCTCACCCAATTAGAGCAAGACCTCCAAAGAGCCCGTCAACAG GGATTGTTCTTAGGCGGTTGTGGTGGTGGCGGCAATATAAGCTCTG GAGCTGCAATATTTGATATGGAGTATGGAAGATGGTTAGACGAAGACCAAAGACACATGTCAGAGCTCAGAACAGGGTTGCAAGCACATTTATCAGATGGTGACCTAAGGGTTATAGTAGATAGATACATTTCTCATTATGATGAAATTTTTCGGCTGAAAGGAGTGGCTGCTAAATCTGATGTGTTTCACCTTATTACCGGAATGTGGTCTACTCCCGCCGAGCGTTGCTTCCTCTGGATGGGTGGTTTTAGGCCTTCAGAACTCATCAAG ATGCTAACGTCTCAGTTAGACCCATTAACACAGCAGCAACTGATGGGAATTTACAGCCTCCAACATTCGTCGCAGCAGGCAGAAGAGGCTCTCTCCCAGGGCTTGGAGCAGCTCCAACAGTCTCTAGTTGACACTATTGCTAGTGGTCCAGTTGTTGATGGCATGCAGCAAATGGCAGTGGCCTTAGGGAAGCTTTCAAATCTTGAAGGCTTTGTTCGCCAG GCTGATAATTTGAGACAGCAAACCCTTCACCAACTGCGCCGGATATTGACAGTAAGGCAGGCTGCTCGGTGTTTTCTGGTGATCGGAGAGTATTATGGGCGGTTACGTGCACTAAGCTCCCTCTGGGCATCTCTCCCTAGAGA GTCCTTGGTTGGGGAGGAGAATACATGTCAAACAACAAGTGATCTACAAATGGTTCAACCACCACAAAATCATTTCTCAAACATTTGA